A genomic region of Acidimicrobiia bacterium contains the following coding sequences:
- a CDS encoding AMP-binding protein, whose amino-acid sequence MSAKTVPAQFLETVTAFGAQAALRWKVGDDFEECTWAQYAERATRVAGALGELGVGPGDRVVFIMRNRPEFHVADIAVMLCGATPISIYNSSAPDQIEYLAGHCGAVAAIVEDSGYLDRLLSVRDALPSLRHVAVIDEPAGGAPEGVLRWSDLVAHAPVDLEAACDRAQPSDLATVIYTSGTTGPPKGVMLDHANISWTVDCYRATVDVEPGWRVVSYLPMAHIAERMASHYLGIASAFVVTTCPEPGLVVPYLNAVRPQSFFAVPRVWEKAYATLHAAVTADAAQAAAFEDAAAVGWEVSELRARGEEPAGELAARFEKADAILGFVRSLTGLDEAVICVSGAAPIPFEVLKLFRSIGLPLSEIYGLSETSGPCTWTPFRVRVGTVGPPMPGIEVRLEDDGEVCTRGGNVFRGYLDAAEKTAEVLDADGWFHTGDIGVFDDEGYLRIVDRKKELIITAGGKNISPANLEAALKGGELIGQAAAIGDNRPFMSALLVLDPDTAGAWAHRQGIDLPFEALASDPTVLAEVQREVDAANERFSNVEKIKKFVVLSREWLPDSEELTPTMKLKRRGVDAKYASEIEGIYGP is encoded by the coding sequence ATGAGCGCGAAGACGGTTCCCGCGCAGTTCCTGGAGACGGTCACGGCCTTCGGCGCGCAGGCCGCGCTGCGGTGGAAGGTCGGCGACGACTTCGAGGAGTGCACGTGGGCGCAGTACGCGGAGCGCGCGACGCGGGTCGCAGGTGCGCTCGGCGAGCTCGGCGTCGGCCCCGGCGATCGGGTCGTGTTCATCATGCGAAACCGGCCCGAGTTCCACGTCGCCGACATCGCGGTGATGCTGTGTGGTGCGACCCCGATCTCGATCTACAACTCCTCGGCGCCCGATCAGATCGAGTACCTCGCCGGGCACTGCGGCGCGGTCGCCGCGATCGTCGAGGATTCGGGGTATCTCGACCGGCTGCTGTCGGTGCGCGACGCGTTGCCGTCGTTGCGGCACGTCGCGGTGATCGACGAGCCCGCGGGCGGCGCGCCGGAAGGCGTGTTGCGGTGGTCGGATCTCGTCGCGCACGCGCCCGTCGACCTCGAAGCCGCGTGCGACCGCGCGCAGCCGTCGGATCTCGCGACCGTCATCTACACGTCGGGCACGACCGGCCCACCGAAGGGCGTGATGCTCGACCACGCCAACATCAGCTGGACCGTCGATTGCTACCGCGCGACGGTCGACGTCGAGCCGGGCTGGCGCGTCGTGTCGTACCTGCCGATGGCGCACATCGCGGAGCGGATGGCGTCGCACTATCTCGGGATCGCGTCCGCGTTCGTCGTCACGACGTGTCCCGAGCCCGGGCTCGTCGTGCCGTACCTCAACGCGGTGCGGCCGCAGTCGTTCTTCGCGGTGCCGCGCGTGTGGGAGAAGGCGTACGCGACGTTGCACGCCGCGGTCACCGCGGATGCGGCGCAGGCCGCGGCGTTCGAGGACGCGGCCGCGGTCGGCTGGGAGGTGTCGGAGCTCCGGGCGCGCGGCGAGGAGCCTGCGGGTGAGCTCGCGGCGCGCTTCGAGAAGGCGGACGCGATCCTCGGGTTCGTGCGGTCGCTGACCGGGCTCGACGAGGCCGTCATCTGTGTTTCGGGCGCAGCGCCGATCCCGTTCGAGGTGCTGAAGCTGTTCCGTTCGATCGGGCTGCCGCTGTCGGAGATCTACGGGCTGTCGGAGACGTCGGGGCCGTGCACGTGGACGCCGTTCCGTGTGCGCGTGGGCACCGTCGGTCCGCCGATGCCCGGGATCGAGGTGCGGCTCGAGGACGACGGCGAGGTGTGCACCCGCGGCGGCAACGTGTTCCGTGGCTACCTCGACGCCGCGGAGAAGACGGCCGAGGTACTCGACGCCGACGGTTGGTTCCACACCGGCGACATCGGCGTGTTCGACGACGAGGGCTATCTGCGCATCGTCGATCGCAAGAAGGAGCTGATCATCACCGCGGGCGGCAAGAACATCTCGCCCGCGAACCTCGAAGCCGCGCTCAAGGGCGGCGAGCTCATCGGGCAGGCCGCGGCCATCGGCGACAACCGTCCGTTCATGTCGGCGCTGCTCGTGCTCGACCCCGACACCGCCGGGGCGTGGGCGCATCGGCAGGGGATCGATCTTCCCTTCGAGGCGCTGGCCTCGGATCCGACCGTGCTCGCCGAGGTGCAGCGGGAGGTCGATGCCGCGAACGAGCGCTTCTCGAACGTCGAGAAGATCAAGAAGTTCGTCGTGCTCTCGCGCGAGTGGCTCCCGGACTCCGAGGAGCTCACGCCCACGATGAAGCTCAAGCGGCGGGGCGTCGACGCGAAGTACGCGTCGGAGATCGAAGGGATCTACGGGCCCTGA
- a CDS encoding MarR family transcriptional regulator, whose translation METLFSTAPFRKRPPRGKPLPTIIGRRWRDPWPPPTRDPDDIAVVATRLLATAGRLQTRLRRTARRHGVDPRVFRFLLLFAERTPPLRVTDVAEHMGVSNQTASRIVTLALEAGLVDLRSLNAIDGREVAVRLTVAGRDAVTRCLDAIRADAAHVGVEPRSARRGSSGAHGIRYMLRYGDRLDDDWAVLDRRVQGP comes from the coding sequence ATGGAGACGCTGTTCAGCACCGCGCCGTTCCGCAAGCGGCCGCCGCGCGGCAAGCCGCTGCCGACGATCATCGGGCGGCGCTGGCGCGATCCGTGGCCGCCGCCGACCCGTGATCCTGACGACATCGCGGTCGTCGCGACCCGACTCCTCGCGACCGCGGGACGCCTGCAGACGCGCCTGCGCCGCACCGCGCGCCGCCATGGCGTAGACCCGCGTGTGTTCCGGTTCCTCCTGTTGTTCGCCGAGCGCACGCCACCGTTGCGCGTCACCGACGTCGCCGAGCACATGGGTGTGAGCAACCAGACCGCGAGCCGCATCGTCACGCTGGCGCTCGAGGCCGGGCTCGTCGATCTCCGGAGCCTGAACGCGATCGACGGGCGCGAGGTGGCCGTGCGGCTCACGGTCGCCGGACGCGATGCGGTCACGCGATGCCTCGACGCGATCCGGGCCGACGCCGCGCACGTCGGAGTCGAGCCGAGGTCGGCGCGTCGCGGCTCGTCGGGCGCGCACGGGATCCGATACATGTTGCGCTACGGAGATCGGCTCGACGACGACTGGGCGGTGCTCGACCGCCGCGTTCAGGGCCCGTAG